In Polyangiaceae bacterium, the genomic window CGCGGTAGTGGCGCCCGAGGGCCGAGAGCGCGGCTTCGTGGACGTTGTCCACCGCCAGGACTTGCTCCCAGGCTTCGGCGGCCTTCGCGTGGTTCAAGAACTCCTCGTCGTGGATGCCGGCGATGCGCTCCCAGAGCGTGATCTTCTGGCGCGGCGTGGCGGCCAGCGCGAGCTGCGCGTGCAGGTTCTCGAGCAAGTCCTGGAAGCGCCCGTTCTTGCTGTAGAGACGGTCGAGCGCCCTCAGCGCGTCGAGGTTCTTCGGGTCCTCGCCGAGGACCGCGTCGAGTCGACGCATGGCCTCGGCTTCGTCTTTGAGGTGGTCCTCGTACACGTCCGCGATGCGGCACAGGACCTTCAGCCGCTCCTCGCCCCGGAGCGCCTCGGCCCGGCGCTCGAGGAGCTTGACGTAGCCAGCGAAGTCGCCGGTGCGCTCGTAGATCCGCGCCAGCGCCTCGTTCGCCTTCGCGTGCCCGGGGTCCTCGGCCAGCACCTGCTCGTAGAGGTCGCGCGCGCGCCCCGTGTCGCTGAGCTGGAGCTCCAGGATCTCGGCGGCCTCCGCCCGGAGGTCGCGGGCTCGGGCGGGCGTGACCGCGCCGTCCGCGCGCCTGGCGAGCACCATCACCAGCTCCGGCCACTGCTGGGCCTTGCGGTAGATCTGGGTCATACCCTCGAGGGCGGCGTCGCTGGCCGGGTCGCTGGCAATCACCGCCTGGTAGCAAGGCAGCGCCAGGTCGGGACGAGTCAGCTTCTCGGTGTACCAGCGGCCCATGCGCGTGAGCAGCGGGTTCTTCGTCTCCTGCGGGATGTCGCTGGTCGCCGTCTGCGCGGCGGTCGCGAGCACGTCGTTCCAGCGCTCGGTCTTGGTGCCGGCGAGGCGATCGATCTCCTCGACGTAGCTCGCCTGGCTGGGGTCCTCGCAGAAGGCCTGGGTGTAGGCCACGATGGCTTGCTCGGGATCGTCGAGCTCGGCGACGTAGAGCCGCCCGATCTCGGCGTAGGCGCGGGCGCGCTCGGTGCGGCTCTCCGCCTTCTCGGTGCGAGTGAGCAACATCTCGATCAGCTCTTCGTATTTGCCGAGCTGCTTGCGCACGTCTTCGAGCGCGGTGACGGCGATGTCGTCGGCCGGGTCGAGATCGACCAGCCAGGTGTACATCTGCTCGGCCTTCTCCAGATCCTTGGCCTGGTACTCGAACAGGCGCGCCGCGCGGAAGAGCAGGCTCTTCTTGGTCTCGCGCTTCTTCTTGTCGTCTCCGACCTCGATGCCGTCGGCGGCCATGCTGAAGGCTTCGGCGACTCGCGCGGCATCGGCGCCCTCCTCGACCGCGGCCTCGAGCGCCACCGCCGCGTCTCCGTCCGCGGGATCGGCGACCAGGGCTTCGACGCGCTTGTCGAGCTCCGCGTCGGAGAGCTTGGACTCTTTCTTGGCGACGGCAGAGCGGCCCATGGTCTCCAGCGCCTCGAGCAGCGCGCCGGCGTTCTTCGGCCGCTTCTCCGGCTCCTTGTCGAGCATCGACTTGACCCAGTCGTCGATCTCCTTCGTGACCCAGCCGCGTGGGGCCACGCTGCTCGGCGCCGGCGGCGCCTCGGTGAGGTGACCGATCGCGGCGTGGATCGCCGTCGGTCCGCCGAACACCGGCTTGCCGCACAAGATCTCGTGGAGCACGCAGCCGAACGAGTAGACGTCGCTGCGGGGATCGGCGGGGATGCCGCGGATCTGCTCGGGCGCTACCGACTTCGGCGAGCCCACGGTCGAGAACAGCTCGGTCTGTCCGGCGCTCTGCACGCGCGCGCGGGCGCGCAACCGGTCGGAGCCCGCGTCCACCAAGATCGGTTGCTGCGAGCCGTCGGCGTTGCGATGGACCAGCAGGTTTTCCAGGCGCAGGTCGCCGTGCGCCAGGCGGCGGTCGTGGATGGCGCGGAGCGCCTCGAGCACCGCGCGCAGGAGCGGGCGCGCTTCGTTGATGTGCATCGGCCCAGTCCGTGAGATCCGTACCGAGAGCGGCTGCGCGTCCACGAATTCGTGCGCGACCAGGAAGCGGTCGTCGACCTGACCGGCGGTCAGGCGCTTGGGCAAGCCCGGGTGGGAGATGGTGCCGATCAGGCGACTGACGGTCAGAAACCGGTGGAGGCCGCGCCGATCTCGCGTCGCTTCTCGGCGCAGCACCCGTAGCCTGTATTCGCCGTCGGCGCCCTTGGCTAGGTAGGTGAGCGCGAGCCTGCCCTCGCCGAGCTTGCGCACGATGGTGTAGTCGCCGAGCGCCTGCCCCGGTCGCAGCTCCTCGTCGAACGGCAGACCGCTGAGCCGAATGGTGGCGATCTTGGCGTTCACGTCCGGCTTCGAGGCCAACAGGGCGTCGCACAGCGCTTCAACGGCGTCGGCCTCGACGCAGTGCTGGGTCAGCGCGTTGGCGAAGGAGCCCTTGGCGGCCGCTCCGCCCACGACTTCGGGATCGAAGCCGAGCACGTTACGACTCAGGTTCAGGAGCTCGTCCAGCTCGAAGGTTCGTTCCAGCTCTGCTCGAAGGATGTCCGTCTCCATGTCCGTCCCGTGCGCCGCGGTGTCGTCCGTCCCAGAGCGTCCGGGGGACCCGGCCGGCGGCGGGGCATGATAGCCAAAGCCCGCAGGGAAAAGCACGCGGAAGAGCGAAAGAAAATGGCGTGCCGCGGCGCGTCGGGGAGGGGTCTCCGACCCCGCTTTCTGGACCGGTGCGGCGGCTCGTGAGAAGGCTCGTGCGCGTGTCTTCGCGAGCCGTCCTGCTCGAGCGGGTCCTGCCGCTCGCCATCCTGGTGGTGGCCGTGGTCGCGGTTCCCGTGCTGATCCTGTCCCCGACCGGGCTCGGGAGGCTCAGCGCGCTGCGCCAGGAGCGCGCCAAGGCCGACGAGGAGATCTCGCGGCTGAGCCAGCAAATCACCGAGCTTAGGGCCCAGGTGAAGCGCATCAAGGACGATCCTGCGGCGGTCGAGCGGGTGGCGCGCGACGAGCTCGGCCTGATCCGCCAGACCGAGGTCGTGTTCCAGTTCAAGGACTGAGCGCGACCCAGTTGCGGCCTGGGGTTCGTCGGTGTTCGCTCGGGGGTGTGAGCGCGGAGCTGGCGCGTCGTCTGCTGGAAACCGGCGTCGTGCCGGCGGAGGAGATCTACGCGGCGCTCACGGATGCCGTGGCGCTCGGCGTGCCCTTCGTGCAGGCGCTGGTCACGCGCGGCCCGGACACGGCCGATCTCGTGGACCGCGAGCTCGGGCGCGCGCGCGGCCCGGTCCTGTCGACGGTCAGCGTCTCGCTCGAGCTGAGCGAGCACCTGCCGACCGGTATGTGCGAGCGCCTGCTGGCGGTGCCGATCGGGCGCTCGCCTGCCGGGACCGTCGAGGTCGCTGCGGTCGATCCGTTCGATCCTGCGGTCGGCATCGAGCTGTCACACCAACTGGGGGCACCGGTCTCCATCGTGCGGGCTCCGCTCGGCGAGCTCTTGCTGGCGCTGGACCGCTGGCTGGACGAGCGCGATCGGGCCGCCGTCAGGAGCACGCGGACGCCGGCGTTCGGCACCCGCGTGGTGCGGCGCGAGTCGTCCCCGGCGTTTCGGCAAGCCTACCGCGTCACTGCCGAAGGGCGCCCGGCCGAGAGCCCGAGCGAGCACCAGAGCTGGCCGCCCATTCCGCTGGTTCGTCGCTCGATCGAGCCCGCTCGCTCGCGCGTGGACACCAACCCGGGAGTCGGCTCGACGCGAGAGAGCATGCCGCTCGGCTTGGACGAGACCGGCACCGAGGTCATCGGCCTGGTTCGTTCCAAGGTCCCGCCGCCGCCCGAGCCCGCCCCCCGCGCCCTTCCCCGCGAACCGGATCTTTCGCTCCTCGACCGCGCGGAGAGCGCAGACGACCTGGTGCAGCAGATGTCCGTGATCGCCGGGCCCTTGGCCGAGCGTGTGCTCGTGCTGGCCGCGCGGGGCAAGGGGCACGAGGCGCGCGCCGCCGAGCCGCCGGACCCGGCAGCGCTCGGCCTGTGGCTCCCTGCGGCACGCCAATCGATCGTCGCGGCAGCAGAAGCGCACGGCCACTTCTTGGGTCGCCTCCCCGACGATGAGCTGCACCGCGAGCTGCGGAGCTGGGTCGGAGCCCGCGAGCTGTACGCGGTCCCGGTTCGCCTCGGCGAGCGGGTGCCCATCTGCCTGGTCCTCGCGGGCCTGGCTCGGTCGGCCGAGTCGAGCCGCCACGCCGACGCCATCGCGGCCCGCGCCCAGCAGGTACTCGAGCGGATCCTGCGCGAGAGGAAGCGCGGGGGTTGACAGCCTCGCGCTGAACGGGCTAGCAGCGTCGTCGCGGTGGCGACCCGGAGAAAATCAGGAAAAACCGGCGGCGAGCCCCCGCGTCGCGGTCGCGGTCGCGGCGGCCAGCTCGAGCTGGGACTCTCGCGGCCGGAGGAGCACGCGCCGCTCCACGAGGTCGCGCAGGAGAAGTACCTGAGCTACGCGCTCAGCGTCATCACCGCCCGCGCGCTCCCGGACGTGCGCGACGGCATGAAGCCGGTGCAGCGGCGCATCCTGTACACGATGTGGCAGCAGCGCATCACCCACGACGCCAAGCACCGCAAGTGCGCCAAGGTCGTCGGCGACGTGATGGGCAACTACCACCCGCACGGTGACGCGGCCATCTACGACGCGCTGGTGCGCATGGCGCAGCCCTTCTCGCTGCGCGAGCCGCTGGTGGACGGCAGCGGCAATTTCGGCTCGCTCGACGGCGATCCGGCTGCGGCGATGCGCTACACCGAGTGCCGGCTCACGGCCATCTCGTCGGAGCTGCTCGGCGAGCTCGAGCAGAGCACCGTACACTTCCGCCCGAACTACGACGGGACCAAGGAAGAGCCGGTCGTCCTGCCGGCGAAGGTGCCGGTCATGCTGGTCAACGGCGCCACCGGCATCGCCGTGGGCATGGCCACCAACATCCCCCCGCACAACCTGGAAGAGGTGTGCGCCGGCGCCATCCGGCTCCTGGACGCTCTGGTCGAGAAGAAGACGCTGAGCGCACGGGAGCTGTGCCGCACCATCAAGGGTCCGGATTTCCCCACCGGGGGGCAGATCGTCTCGAGCACCGAGGAGATCAAGCAGATCTACGAGACCGGGCAGGGCACGATCAAGGTGCGCGGTACCTGGAAGCTCGGCCCCGTGACCCGCGGTGAGAAGAGGCTCTTCATCACCAGCATCCCGTATGCGGTGAACAAGGCGCAGCTGGTGGAGCGCATCGCCGAGGTGGTGACCAGCCGGAAGATGCCGCTGATCACCGACGTACGCGACGTCTCGACCGACGACGTCTGCATCGAGCTCGTGCTCAAGCGCGACGCCGACGAGCACAAGGCGCTCGCCTACCTGTACAAGCAGACGCCGCTCCAGACGAACTTCGCGGTCAACCTCACCTGCCTGGTGCCCACCGAAAATCCCGAGGTGGGCCGGCCGGAGCGGCTGGATCTGGCGCAGATCCTCTGGCACTTCCTGCACTTTCGGCTGGAGGTGGTGACTCGGCGCCTCGGCCACGAGCTCGAGGCGCTCGAGCGCCGCATCCACATCCTCGAGGGCTTCGCCGCGATCTTCGACGCTCTCGACGAGATCTTGCGCATCATCCGCAAGAGCGAGGGAAAGTCCGACGCCGCGCAGAAGATCATGGCGCGCTTCAAGCTCGACGCGGAGCAGACCGACGCAATCCTCGAGCTCAAGCTCTACCGGCTGGCGCGCCTGGAGATCCTGGTCATCGAGAACGAGCTCAAGGACAAGCAGAAGCGCGTCCGCGAGATCAAGAAGCTCCTGAACGAAGCCGAGAGCCGCGGGCGCTGGGCCATCGTGAGGAAGGAGCTGGAGCAGGTCTCGGCGACGTTCGGCAAGGCCTCCAAGCGCCGCACCATCATCGAAGAGGTGGCGGCGGAGCCGGAGCTCACGGCGGAAGACCTGATCATCGCGGAGGACAACCACGTGCTCATCACCCGCGACGGTTGGGTGAAGCGCCAGAAGGAGATCAAGGACCCGAGCGCGACGCGCGTCCGGGAAGGCGACCAGGTGCTGGCGTGCGTCGCGGGCTCGACCCGGGCGACGGTGGCGTTCTTCTCCAGCTTCGGCACGGTGTACACCGCGCGCATCGCCGACGTGCCGGCGACCACCGGCTACGGCGAGCCCATCCAGAAGCTGTTCAAGCTCAAGGACCGCGAGAGCATCGTGGCCATGTTCTCCCTCGACCCGCGCCTTACCGGGGACATCGCGGAGAAGGAAGGCTACTTTCCGGCCACCTACGCCTGCGCGGCCACCAGCGACGGCTACGTGCTCTCCTTCGGCCTGTCGCCGTTCGTCGAGCCCAGCACTCGGGCCGGCCGCCGCTTCGCCAAGCCGGCCGGGGACGCCACCGTGGTGGGTGTCTACGCCGTCCACGGCGACGAGACCCTGGTGGCGGCGACGGCCGCGCGGCGCGCGCTCTTGTGCAAAGTCGAGGAGGTCAACTACCTCTCGGGGCCGGGCAAGGGCGTGCTCCTGATCAAGCTCGACAAGGGCGACAAGCTCGTCGGTTTCCGCGCCGTGGACGAGGACAGCGAGGGTCTGGTGATGAAGACGAGCCTGGGCGGCGAGCAGAAGATCTCGCCCAGCAAGTACGAGCTCTCGAGCCGCGGGGGCAAGGGCCGCGAGGTGATGAAGCGCGGTGCGCTGCTCGAGCCCGTCTTCCAGCCCCCGCCGGCGCCACCCACGTTCGAAGAAGGGAGCGGCTGACGCGCATGCCGACCTACTCCGCCAAGGACATCACGGTGCTCGAGGGCCTCGAGCCCGTTCGCAAGCGCCCCGGCATGTACATCGGCGGCGTCGGCAGCGCCGGACTGCACCACTTGGTCTGGGAGATCGTCGACAACTCGGTAGACGAGGCGATGAACGGCTTCGCCAGCCAGATCACGGTGACGTTGCACAAGGACGGGCAGAGCGTCACGGTGAGCGACGACGGCCGCGGCGTGCCGGTGGACGTTCACCCGAAGCACAAGAAGACGGCGCTGGAGATCATCTTCTGCACCCTGCACGCGGGCGGGAAGTTCGAGCACGACAGCTACAAGACGGCCGGCGGCCTGCACGGCGTCGGCGCCAGCGTCGTGAACGCGCTCTCGGCGCGCCTGGTCGCCACCGTCAAGCGCGACGGCGCCGAGCACCGTATGGAGTTCCAGGGTGGCAAGCCCGTCGGCAAGTTGACCAAGGTCGGCAAGGCTCGGGGTAGCGGCACCACCGTGTTCTTCCGCCCGGATCCCGAGATCTTCCCCAAGACGGACTTCTCCCCCGAGCTGATGCGCGAGCGGCTCGAAATCGCGAGCTACCTGCACAAAGGCCTCACGGTCAGCTTCGCCGACGAGACCCACGGCACGAAGGAGTCCTTCCACCACCCGGAGGGCATCGCGGAGTTCCTGACCCGCATCGTCAGGGAGCGTGGGGCGCGTGCCGTGCACGAGCAGCCCTTCTCCTTGTTCCGGGACAATGGGCTCAGGCTCGAGCTCGCGTTCCAGTGGACCGAGTCCACGGAGGAGCAGCTCAAGAGCTACGTGAACGGGATCCCGACCGGCTCCGGCGGCACTCACGAGATGGGCTTCCGCTCCGGCATGGTGAAGGCCGTGCGCAACTACATCGAGACGCACAACCTGACGCCGCGTGGCGTCACGCTCAGCGCCGAAGACATCCGGGAGGGCCTGACCGGCGTGCTCAGCGTGTTCGTGTCCGATCCGCAGTTCCAGGGCCAGACCAAGGACCGGCTCAACAACCCCGAGGTGCAGGCCGCGGTGGACGGCGCCGTGCGTCCGTCGCTGGAGCAGTGGCTGAACCAGAACCGCAGCACGGCCGAGCAGATCGTGGCTCGCATCATCCTGGCCGCCCGGGCCCGCGAGGCGTCGCGCGCGGCCAGTCAGGCCGTCACGCGCAAGACTGCGACCAGCGGGCGCACGATGCTGCCGGGCAAGCTCAGCGACTGTAGCGCGAGTGACCGGCGGGACACCGAGCTCTTCATCGTGGAGGGCGACAGCGCCGGCGGCAGCGCCAAGCAGGGGCGGGACCGCAATACGCAGGCCGTGCTCCCGCTCCGCGGCAAGGTGCTCAACACGGAGGGCATGGCCCTGGGCAAGGTGATGGAGAACAAGGAGATCGCCGATCTCGTCACCGCCCTGGGCTGTGGCGTCGGGCAGAGCTTCGACATCGGCCGCCTGCGCTACGAGCGCGTCGTGCTGCTCGCCGACGCCGACAGCGACGGGCACCACATCACCACGCTGCTCCTGACCTTTTTCTACCGCCACCTGCCGGAGCTGATCCGTCAAGGCAGATTGTTCGTGGCCGTGCCGCCGCTCTACCGCATCGACATCGGCAAGGAGACGCACTGGGCCGCCGACGACGCGGACAAGGAGCGTATCCTGAAGGAGAAGGCTCGGGGCAACGCTCGGCCCGAGATCACGCGCTTCAAGGGCCTGGGCGAGATGATGCCCAAGGTGCTCTGGGAGACCACGCTGAACCCGAAGACGCGCCGGCTGATGAAGATCGACGTGGCCGACGCGCTCGCCACCGACCGCGTCGTCAACGAGCTGATGGGCAAGGACCCGCAGGCGCGCTTCCACTTCATCATGGACCGGGCGGACCAGGCCGAGGCGCTGGACGTTTGAGCTCAGGACGGGGTGACTGCGGCGGGATCGCCCAAGATCCGCTCCGGATCTTCGAAGACCTCTTTGACCAGCCCGAGCGACGCTGCGCAGTAGAAGCCGTCGTTGATGCGCTCGTCGAAGCTCCAGCGGATCTCCACGGTGTCGCGCACCGCCGGCTGTTCGTCCTCCCCGACCACTACTCGCGGGCCGCTCGTGCCCATGGCGCCGAACAAGCTGACGTTGCCGTAGTCGTAGAGGTGATGCGACACGCGGTCCAGGCCCACGGAGCCCAGGTTGGCCAAGAACAAGCTGGCGAACATCGGATCCGGGCGGATCATCGAGACTGGCAAGAGGTTCACGTGGTCGAGCCAGATGAGCAGGCGGACCGCCAGTGACAGCAAGAAGCCCGGCAGGATCAGGGCGAGCTTCATCTCCTTGTCCGCGCGGTCTTGCTTGCCGGCGCGCACGTCGCGCACGCCGCTGGTGAGGCGCTCCACCGTGTCTGCGAAGGACACTCCCTCCGCGAAGCCGTGCTTGCGCGTGACGATCGGCTCGTCGTCGGAGAACCCGCGCTTGGCGGCGAACGAGATGCTGACCTCGCGACGCTGATAGACCCGCGAGCCCGAGACGAAGCGGTTCAGGCCGGGACGCGCGTGCAGCGCGCGCGCAGCGGCCCAGATGAGCAGGTGGAACAGCGTCGCCTTGGGGCGCTCGGGCCGCGCGGCGTTGAACGCTTCGACCCAGGCGCGCGCGCGCCCGATCTCGTACACCGTGTCGTGGAACACGACCGCGCCGGTGCGCGAGCGCATCAGGTAGGGGATCATCCGGCGCACGGGCGGCAGGTCCTTGACCAGATCCCCGTCGGAGCGGCCGAAGAGAGGCATGCCGAGGCGATCATGCCCCCCGTCCGGCTGCGGCGGGCGGACTATCGACGAGCAGGTATTTCCGCCGGATTTCCGGCAGTGCTAGGCTGCGCCCTCACGCGCCATGCGCTTCGACTGCGTGCTCCTGGATTTCGACGGAACGTTCACCCTCGCCGAGGAAGAGGGCGCGCCCTTCGTCGAGGCTTACCGCGCCGATCTGGCCGAGCGCCTGGGGCGCGACATCGCCGCGGATTGGAGCGAGTGCGAGGCTACGGTGCGCGCGCGACCAGCGGAGTACGGCTGGCTGTTCCAGGGCAAGCTGGTCGCCCCGGGCAACGCGGATCCCTACATCCGTTCGACCACGGTGGCGCGCATG contains:
- a CDS encoding septum formation initiator family protein, translated to MLERVLPLAILVVAVVAVPVLILSPTGLGRLSALRQERAKADEEISRLSQQITELRAQVKRIKDDPAAVERVARDELGLIRQTEVVFQFKD
- a CDS encoding DNA topoisomerase IV subunit A, encoding MATRRKSGKTGGEPPRRGRGRGGQLELGLSRPEEHAPLHEVAQEKYLSYALSVITARALPDVRDGMKPVQRRILYTMWQQRITHDAKHRKCAKVVGDVMGNYHPHGDAAIYDALVRMAQPFSLREPLVDGSGNFGSLDGDPAAAMRYTECRLTAISSELLGELEQSTVHFRPNYDGTKEEPVVLPAKVPVMLVNGATGIAVGMATNIPPHNLEEVCAGAIRLLDALVEKKTLSARELCRTIKGPDFPTGGQIVSSTEEIKQIYETGQGTIKVRGTWKLGPVTRGEKRLFITSIPYAVNKAQLVERIAEVVTSRKMPLITDVRDVSTDDVCIELVLKRDADEHKALAYLYKQTPLQTNFAVNLTCLVPTENPEVGRPERLDLAQILWHFLHFRLEVVTRRLGHELEALERRIHILEGFAAIFDALDEILRIIRKSEGKSDAAQKIMARFKLDAEQTDAILELKLYRLARLEILVIENELKDKQKRVREIKKLLNEAESRGRWAIVRKELEQVSATFGKASKRRTIIEEVAAEPELTAEDLIIAEDNHVLITRDGWVKRQKEIKDPSATRVREGDQVLACVAGSTRATVAFFSSFGTVYTARIADVPATTGYGEPIQKLFKLKDRESIVAMFSLDPRLTGDIAEKEGYFPATYACAATSDGYVLSFGLSPFVEPSTRAGRRFAKPAGDATVVGVYAVHGDETLVAATAARRALLCKVEEVNYLSGPGKGVLLIKLDKGDKLVGFRAVDEDSEGLVMKTSLGGEQKISPSKYELSSRGGKGREVMKRGALLEPVFQPPPAPPTFEEGSG
- a CDS encoding type IIA DNA topoisomerase subunit B, whose product is MPTYSAKDITVLEGLEPVRKRPGMYIGGVGSAGLHHLVWEIVDNSVDEAMNGFASQITVTLHKDGQSVTVSDDGRGVPVDVHPKHKKTALEIIFCTLHAGGKFEHDSYKTAGGLHGVGASVVNALSARLVATVKRDGAEHRMEFQGGKPVGKLTKVGKARGSGTTVFFRPDPEIFPKTDFSPELMRERLEIASYLHKGLTVSFADETHGTKESFHHPEGIAEFLTRIVRERGARAVHEQPFSLFRDNGLRLELAFQWTESTEEQLKSYVNGIPTGSGGTHEMGFRSGMVKAVRNYIETHNLTPRGVTLSAEDIREGLTGVLSVFVSDPQFQGQTKDRLNNPEVQAAVDGAVRPSLEQWLNQNRSTAEQIVARIILAARAREASRAASQAVTRKTATSGRTMLPGKLSDCSASDRRDTELFIVEGDSAGGSAKQGRDRNTQAVLPLRGKVLNTEGMALGKVMENKEIADLVTALGCGVGQSFDIGRLRYERVVLLADADSDGHHITTLLLTFFYRHLPELIRQGRLFVAVPPLYRIDIGKETHWAADDADKERILKEKARGNARPEITRFKGLGEMMPKVLWETTLNPKTRRLMKIDVADALATDRVVNELMGKDPQARFHFIMDRADQAEALDV
- a CDS encoding 2-oxo acid dehydrogenase subunit E2, with translation MPLFGRSDGDLVKDLPPVRRMIPYLMRSRTGAVVFHDTVYEIGRARAWVEAFNAARPERPKATLFHLLIWAAARALHARPGLNRFVSGSRVYQRREVSISFAAKRGFSDDEPIVTRKHGFAEGVSFADTVERLTSGVRDVRAGKQDRADKEMKLALILPGFLLSLAVRLLIWLDHVNLLPVSMIRPDPMFASLFLANLGSVGLDRVSHHLYDYGNVSLFGAMGTSGPRVVVGEDEQPAVRDTVEIRWSFDERINDGFYCAASLGLVKEVFEDPERILGDPAAVTPS